A region of Geobacillus sp. 46C-IIa DNA encodes the following proteins:
- a CDS encoding UDP-glucose/GDP-mannose dehydrogenase family protein has translation MKIAIAGTGYVGLVTAACLADKGHDVTCVDVNEEKIRLLNEGVVPIYEPGLEPLIERNRSRLRFTKDDAEAYRRAEVIMVAVGTPPLPDGSVRLDDVWEVLRRIALTAERDCLVAIKSTVPVGTGDEAARFLTEHARHRVRFDVVSNPEFLSQGTAVRDTLQAPRIVLGVDSDRAERVMKELYAPFALPYVVTDRKSAEMIKYAANVFLALKISYINEIANVCELIGADIQAVAEGIGMDPRIGRRFLRAGVGYGGSCLPKDSKALYALAASYGYSLKTVWAAMDVNEKQKWKLLDKARPYTREFRNRTVAVLGVAFKPGTDDVRESPALANIERLIAEGANVRVWDPAALGHVARRFGDAVVCCQMIEEAIRNADVCLIFTEWPAVLQFDLGRYKALMNTPLVVDGRNCYDPKAAEAAGLIYESVGRPAGSGLRAEDEAADVQRQV, from the coding sequence GTGAAGATTGCGATTGCGGGAACGGGATATGTTGGACTTGTGACCGCGGCTTGTCTGGCTGATAAAGGGCATGATGTGACATGCGTCGATGTGAACGAAGAAAAAATTCGCTTATTAAACGAGGGAGTCGTCCCGATTTACGAGCCAGGGCTGGAGCCGCTCATTGAGCGGAACCGCTCCCGCCTTCGCTTTACCAAAGACGATGCGGAAGCGTATCGGAGGGCGGAAGTGATCATGGTCGCGGTCGGCACCCCGCCGCTGCCGGACGGGTCGGTTCGGCTCGATGACGTCTGGGAGGTGTTGCGCCGCATTGCGTTGACGGCAGAGCGCGACTGCCTGGTCGCCATCAAATCGACCGTGCCGGTCGGCACCGGGGACGAAGCGGCTCGTTTTTTGACAGAGCATGCGCGCCATCGCGTGCGGTTTGACGTCGTTTCCAACCCGGAGTTTCTCTCACAAGGAACGGCGGTGCGCGATACGCTGCAGGCGCCGCGCATCGTATTAGGGGTGGATTCGGACCGCGCTGAGCGGGTGATGAAGGAGCTGTACGCCCCGTTTGCGCTTCCGTATGTGGTCACCGACCGAAAAAGCGCGGAGATGATCAAATACGCCGCCAATGTGTTTTTAGCGTTGAAAATTTCGTATATCAACGAAATCGCCAACGTCTGTGAACTGATCGGCGCCGACATTCAGGCGGTCGCCGAAGGAATCGGCATGGACCCGCGCATCGGCCGCCGCTTTTTGCGCGCTGGCGTCGGCTACGGCGGCTCCTGCCTGCCGAAAGATTCGAAGGCGTTGTATGCCCTCGCCGCTTCATATGGCTATTCGCTCAAAACGGTCTGGGCGGCGATGGATGTAAATGAGAAACAAAAATGGAAGCTGCTTGACAAAGCGCGCCCGTATACCAGGGAGTTTCGCAACCGAACCGTCGCAGTGCTCGGCGTGGCATTCAAGCCCGGCACCGACGATGTGCGCGAGTCTCCCGCCTTGGCGAACATCGAACGGCTCATCGCCGAAGGGGCAAACGTGCGCGTCTGGGATCCGGCCGCCTTGGGGCATGTCGCCCGCCGCTTTGGCGATGCCGTCGTTTGTTGCCAGATGATCGAAGAAGCCATTCGCAACGCGGACGTTTGCTTGATTTTCACCGAATGGCCCGCCGTCTTGCAGTTTGACCTTGGCCGCTACAAGGCGCTCATGAACACGCCGCTGGTGGTGGACGGTCGGAATTGCTACGACCCGAAGGCGGCGGAAGCCGCCGGCTTAATCTACGAGTCGGTCGGGCGGCCGGCCGGCTCGGGACTGCGGGCGGAGGATGAGGCCGCTGATGTGCAGCGGCAGGTGTAA
- a CDS encoding M20 family metallopeptidase — protein MTKEEIKRLVDEVKADVIAWRRHLHAHPELSFQEEKTAQFVYETLQSFGHLELSRPTKTSVMARLIGKQPGRAVAIRADMDALPIQEENTFEFASKNPGVMHACGHDGHTAMLLGTAKIFSQLRDDIRGEIRFLFQHAEELFPGGAEEMVQAGVMDGVDVVIGTHLWSPLERGKVGIVYGPMMAAPDRFFIRIIGKGGHGAMPHQTIDAIAIGAQVVTNLQHIVSRYVDPLEPLVVSVTQFVAGTAHNVLPGEVEIQGTVRTFDDTLRRTVPQWMERIVKGITEAHGASYEFQFDYGYRPVINYDEVTRVIEETARELLGEEAVAHLKPNMGGEDFSAFLQKAPGSFFYVGARNEEKGIVYPHHHPRFTIDEDALEIGVQLFVGATLKLLAEAG, from the coding sequence ATGACAAAGGAAGAAATCAAACGACTCGTTGATGAGGTGAAAGCGGACGTCATCGCCTGGCGCCGCCATCTGCACGCTCATCCTGAATTGTCATTTCAAGAGGAGAAAACGGCGCAGTTTGTGTACGAGACGCTGCAATCGTTCGGTCACCTTGAGCTTTCGCGGCCGACGAAAACGAGCGTGATGGCGCGGCTTATTGGCAAGCAGCCGGGCCGGGCCGTCGCCATTCGCGCTGATATGGACGCGCTGCCGATTCAAGAGGAAAACACGTTTGAATTTGCCTCCAAAAACCCAGGCGTCATGCATGCGTGCGGCCATGACGGCCATACGGCGATGCTTTTAGGGACGGCGAAAATTTTCTCCCAGTTGCGCGATGACATTCGCGGTGAAATCCGCTTTTTGTTCCAACACGCGGAAGAACTGTTCCCGGGTGGGGCGGAAGAGATGGTGCAGGCGGGCGTCATGGACGGGGTCGATGTCGTCATCGGCACACACCTTTGGTCGCCGTTGGAGCGCGGAAAAGTCGGCATTGTGTACGGACCGATGATGGCCGCACCGGACCGCTTTTTCATTCGCATTATCGGCAAAGGCGGCCACGGCGCCATGCCTCATCAAACGATCGATGCCATCGCCATCGGGGCGCAAGTCGTGACGAACTTGCAGCACATCGTCTCCCGCTACGTCGACCCGCTCGAGCCGTTGGTTGTCTCGGTGACGCAATTTGTGGCAGGAACAGCGCATAACGTCCTCCCTGGGGAGGTCGAAATTCAAGGGACGGTGCGCACGTTTGACGACACGTTGCGGCGCACGGTGCCGCAATGGATGGAGCGCATTGTCAAAGGCATTACCGAAGCGCACGGCGCCTCGTATGAGTTTCAATTTGACTACGGCTACCGCCCGGTCATCAACTACGATGAAGTGACCCGCGTCATTGAAGAAACGGCGCGCGAACTGTTGGGCGAGGAAGCTGTCGCCCATCTGAAACCGAACATGGGCGGCGAAGATTTCTCCGCCTTCTTGCAAAAAGCGCCAGGCAGCTTCTTTTACGTCGGCGCTCGAAACGAAGAAAAGGGGATCGTCTATCCACATCACCACCCGCGCTTCACGATTGACGAAGACGCGCTTGAGATCGGCGTGCAGCTGTTTGTCGGGGCAACGTTGAAACTGCTGGCGGAAGCGGGATAA
- a CDS encoding PIN domain-containing protein, whose translation MKILDKRLSTLIDANIQDLALAQMRLLQLEAYDALHYAIATYHHYDYFATLDGDFVHHLYSQHSDPATITKIVKIA comes from the coding sequence ATGAAAATTTTGGACAAGCGTCTATCTACATTGATAGATGCTAATATTCAAGATTTAGCCTTGGCTCAAATGCGGCTTTTGCAACTCGAAGCATATGATGCTTTGCACTATGCCATCGCAACCTACCACCATTATGACTACTTTGCCACGCTTGATGGCGACTTTGTTCATCACCTTTACAGCCAACACTCTGACCCAGCAACGATCACAAAAATCGTCAAAATCGCCTAG